Part of the Phragmites australis chromosome 23, lpPhrAust1.1, whole genome shotgun sequence genome is shown below.
TCTTATCAATCTATCAGgagtaaattttgcaaaactacatTATAATCATCAAAACTATAATAAAACTACAATTTTCCTCtcctattttataaaattatatttattttgcatcattttatcataaaactGCACTTTATTTAGTTTAATTATTATAAAACTACACTTTTCACCTCCTATTTGTATAAAATCATACTTactttatattattttattataaaattacaTTTCTGTCACTATGAACAAATCTGATAAGATAAATTCACACGTCATATATACAGGCTTAAGTCCTCATCATTTGTTGACGTGATCAACTACATCATATCACAATTGATTACTGGTTAGCAGATCCTACATTGTTTTGGGATTCTTCTCTTAAAAGCTACCGATCTGACACGAGTTGCATTTCTAAGCACGAAAAATTGACGTCGGTGGAGATTGACATGGCATCATTTGAGAGGCTAAATGGTGTCATGTGTTGGATATTTGGACCATTATTATCCTCATGTGTTGAAGCATTTGGACAATTTGGAATGACTAGATTTTCAATTAGATTGACACAACCGTTTCGAGATGCAAGACTAGCATAGGGTGAAAGGAAATTGCTTAGATCAGCTTTGTTAATGGATAGACTCCAATTTGTAACTTCTTTGGCTCTAccttgtcccccccccccccctcctaaTCTGCTTCTGTTGTACTCTCCCTTTACTTTCTTAAATTAATATATAATCTGTAGGGACCAGTCCCTCcagtttttctataaaaaaaagtgaGCTAATGATGGAAGAAGATAAGAAATTGAGGTGACAAGTGGATGATACTACTACAGGCATTATGATTGGCAACTCTATAACCTCTTTCTATACAGAACATGGAAATCACATTTTGGAACCTCCCATTCATTTTATCAGAAGTGAGCACAAAAAAAGATCTTGTACAACAACAGTGTTGTTCAGTTCAAGTAGAGCAGATTTGGTTGCATTATAACTGAAAAATACTACAACAGTTTCCATCTGAGCTCCTCTTTTTTAAGGAAACCCATCTGAGCTCTTTCTTTGATGGCATGAGGCCGACTGTCCAACCCTGAAAAAACAACTGCTCATCAAGAGAACTCATGATTTAAATTTCCTTAAACCCTTCGATTTGCTTGCAGCATCTTTATTTCCTTGGTAAGTACATACAATCTGATGGTGTTCTGCTGTGTGATTGTGATCATGCCATGCCTCTGTCAATGCTGCTCCCTTTTGCTGCCTGTCAAGAAGGAAGCAATGCAATGGCAGTAAGTCATGGTAGTTTCAGAGAAATTAGACCAGCATGCATGAGCAGGGATAGAAGGTCACCTTTCTTGAACCATGAccggcgaccggctcgccgtATCTGCCGCTCGTGGTTCTGCAAGAGCTCGTCGATGCGCCGGGGCTGCGACAGCAGCGGACCTGAGAAGTCCACCCTGTCCACCTTCCCCTTGTACTTCTGAAAAACCCATTCCCAGGTCACGCAACAGAAGCGAAATTCAGCAACTGAAACTATCAGAACACAACAAAGCAATGCAATGCTTCCCATTTGTGCAAGCGACCGTTTTCCATACTGTCGAATTGGCTTTGAGATTCTCTCTGGAGCTTTGTCAGGTGAGGTAGGGAGATGATTTCGCTCCGGCATGAATCTCAAAGCCATTCCAACAGCTAGGATAGTACAAGCGGTCGCTTGTACACGTGGTTTCGCATTTCTTTGTGACCCAAGTGTGAGTGGTGAGACCTTTCCAGTCTTGAGCTGCTTGGCATCCAGTGTCTGTCTCAACCTGTTGTTGTAAGCTTCAGAGGTGCCGAAGGCCTCAGCAACTCGTGCCCACTGCTTGATCATCTCCTGCTTCTCCACCTCGTATGGTACCGTGGTGGTGGTTCTTGCGGCGTCTCCTCCTCCATTGTTGTTGGTCCTTGGCCCCTTGGAGCTGCTCCTCTTcgtcatcgccgccgccgcggcgtccgGCCGGGGCTTCTTGGCCCAGGCAAAGCCGGTGGACGCGGCGAGCTGCACGGGGCCGGAGAGCGGGAGGCGGCCCGCGAGCCGGGGCGCCTCCTTGTAGCTGCTGGACATGGTCCTGGCGCGCGGCGccgcgtcgtcgccgtcgccgtgctGCTTGCTGATCGTCGGCACGGGCTGTAGGTCGACGAACAGCCGGGTCTCGCCGTCCTTCCTCGCCGCCGCGTTGTCGTCGGCCCCGGGCAGCGATTCCTGCGGGTGGAACCAGCAGCAGCGGTCAGGTCAGCTCTGAACACGCACCGTGACTGGGATTTGTGACGGCTCGTCTGACGGCGGCGCACCTCGGCGTGGACATGGCCATTGCCGTGCCTCTGGTTCGTGTCCGGCAGCTGCATGCTCTTGTGCGCCCTCGACAGCCGCTTCGCCGCATCGCCACCGTGGCTCCTGCCGTTGCTCCTCCTGGAAATGGCATGCCACTTCAATGCTGCAGCACAGGCCAGGTGCAGTGCTCCAAGAAGGCAACGAACAGTTGGGACTAGATGGGCAATGGCTGAGTACCTTCTAGAATCTTCTCGAAACTTCGCGTCCATCTCCTTGTTGGGCGCGTACTTTGGCAGGCTCGACGGCTCGCACGCGTACGGCGGCGTCCTGAAGTACTGATCAAGCAGCAATGCATGGCAATTGGCATGAGCATCAGCACGAAGAAGATTCAGACATACCCAGTCTGAGATAGCATGGCATGGACGATACATACGTCGGAATCGAGGGCAGTGGCGGCGGTGCCGCGGGCGGTGGGGTCGAGGGAGAGGAGTGTGGCGAGGAGGCGGAACGCGGGCTCGGGCATGGAGGAGGCGAATGTGTCCCTGAGGCGGCTCGGGTAAGGGTGGTGCGGGCGGAAGACGGCGGCGTGGGCGACCCCGGAGCGGCGCCAGAAGTCATCCGGCGGTGAGCCGCAGAGCTTGAAGATCTTGTGGATCTGCTCGACCTCGGTGCGGCCTTGTAGGACGGGGCGGCGCGCGTGCATCTCGCCGAAGACGCAGCCGGCGCTCCAGAGGTCGACGGAGGGCTCGTACGCGgtggcgccgaggaggagctcgGGCGGACGGTACCAGAGCGTGACGACGCGGCTGGTCAGCGGCGCCGCCGTCGAGGGTGTGAAGAGGTTGGCGAGGCCGAAGTCCGCGACCTTGAGCTCGCCGGCGTTGCTCACCAGCAGGTTAGCGCACTTGATGTCTCGGTGCATCACCCCGCGCGCGTGGCAGTGCGCCAGGCCCTCCAGCAGCTGCCGCATGTAGCACTTGATCTGCACGCATCACGTTGTCAGTGTGATGGCCATACAAAGCGCTAGGTGTGATGGCCATTTtgcattcatatttttttttctaaggcTCACAACCGTCTTTTAACCTTATGACGTCTTGGCCTCCCGCCGCCCGCTCCGCTCCCCCATCTCAGGTGGTGCTCCTGCGTCAGATCCGTCGACGCCACACTAACCCAATTTCATCAGACCATCTCTGCTTGTCCCCGCCTTAGCACCACCCATTGGCCATCCTCCGTCGAACTTTCTCTAAACCTATCAACTATCAAGAAGCTACCACTGTcaactctaaaaccctaaccccGCTGCCGCTAACCCGTCACGTAATCGCGTCTCCTAAATTAAATTTAGGAGGTGTGATGCATATAAGGCGTAGATCACTTAACCGTGATCCCGCGATCATAGTGTCGTGAAATCCTATAATACGTATGAACGTATCGCGATCCTGACAACTTGCAGCGAAGGCAAATAAGGAACTTTTCCTGCAGCGCGGAAGTGGTAGGTGTGTGTGGGGTACCTGGGGCTCGGAGAAGGCGACGTCGGGATCGGAGTTGAGTCCGGCGAGGTCGTGCTCCATGTACTCGAAGACGAGGTAGATGGCGCAGGAGGAGCGCGAGGTGATGAGGCCCTCGAGCCCGACTACGTTGGGGTGGCGCTGCAGCCGGCGGAGGATGAGGATCTCCCGCGCCATGAACCGCACGCTCTCGGGCTCCACGCTGTCAAACCGCACCTTCTTGAGCGCCACCAGCCGCCCCGTCGCCAGCTCCCGCGCCCGGAACACGCTGCTGTACGTCCCCTGCCCGATCTTCTCCAGCTTCTCGAAGCTCTCGGCCTTAAGGGGCACCCACCCCTGCACGGCCTCGGCGGCCACGGCGCTCAGCCACGACGGCCACCCGGCGGCAGCCTGCTCGCCCTCGATGTACCGCCGGAAGCCCCCCAACCGCGCCTCCCCCGGGCGGCggcgctcctcctcgtcggcccCGCCGAGCTCGAACGCCTCCAGCCGTACCGGCCGGCTCCATATCGACGCCGACCCCAGCTCCGCCGACACCGACGCCGACGCGCTCCTGGACACCTCGTACGAGGACGAAGACACCTCGTACGCCGGCGAAGCCACCGCCCCGGACCTCGACGCCGCGCACCCCATGGCTCCccgtcctcctccgccgccccgCCGCGGACGCCGGAGCGGCGGGCCAACCCTTTCCTcccccctcctccgcctccctctCCACCAACCCAAGAAACAGAGGAGGAGCAAGAAACAGGGGAGGGATCCTCTGCTCCGTCTCCCCCGCAGcccccaccctcctcctcctcccctgttTTCTCTGCCTCGGCAGAACACAAGCAGCTGCCTAAAGATAGGAGACGGCAGGCACCACCACCAAGGCCAATTGCTGCAGCTGCCTTTAATTGGTGCTCGGCTGCTCTAGGATCAATGCCTCAATCTGTCTGTCCTGCCTTTCGCTTTAATTCCTGTGCTGGTCTTGAGCTGGGGGAGGAAGAAGTGCAATCCTGGTGATTGATTATACTCTGTAATGGCCTGCTGGTAAAGCCTAAAGATAGATAGCCTAAAGGTGGTGAGAGGAGATGAGATCATGAGCATGAGAGGCGCCTCTGGTTAAGTCAGTGCAACAACCtctgagagagagggagggagcaaGCAAGAACTGGTGCAACTGATccaaaaagaatattttttttcttcatgcatgcattttttatgTGATTTCTGCTCTTGTTGTTGCTATTGTTGTTTGTGTCGTGGAAttgtagagtaaaaaaataaaataaaaaagatttgtgATGTGTGGTTGCATTGGTCAAAGAAAACATTTGTTTTGGGAGAGGGTACATGAGCAAAGGAATTGATGCGTGTCAAGCATAGGAACGTGGTGTCCTGGCTTTGGGCGGGAAATGTTCATGTGATTATAGTTATGGCACTAGTACTAGCCGTTTCTATTTAAAACCcagccacctctctctctctctctctctctctctctctctctctctctctctctctctctctctctctctctctcttttaaatattttgactAAAATACTTATTGTTAATGGGTTAGTGCTATTTGTGATGATGTTGTTCATGCAAAGATTAGCAGAGGAACAAAGGTGGTTTGATTGGAAGAAACATGGCATCATGTGGTTAACAAAATAActccaaagaagaagaaagtggTGATCTAACACTTTGGCcactctttttttccttttatcatGTCTGGAGAAAAGGATATATGTCCACTATGTTGATGCCCCACCAATCCAATGCATGAGAAAGGGATATATGGGAGAGAATGTTTGACTATTGTAGTTGTTGGTATTTGGTAAATATGTCTATGATAGGGACCATTGTTCAATGCACCATGTTTTGGAGCAAAATTTTTCAATGCACAATTAAGTTCAGATCCAAATTTTTCTGGTGCAATTATGTTTGTGTTTGATGACTATGCAATTTGTACCTTGTATTTCCTTGTAATCATGAATGTATACCTCTGAATTTGAAGTGTGTGCACCTACAAAAATGAAAATGTTAGGCTGTCGCTTTCTATCTCCTATCAATTCCACAAGCAATTTTGTTTGGCATATATGCCCTTTTGTTCATCGAACCATGTATCGTTTCAAAATTTTAGTTGCAAAAATAACAATGTCAGCATGTGTATAGAAATATATGGCAcacgagaaaaaaagaaaagttgaggcACAGTTTGTAATGTGATATTCTCAAAGTGAATGCACGTTtttccatgtttttttttatgactTCTATATTCAAAATGAGATTTGAAATTTATGGGAAGCTCAACACAGTGCTCACCCCAACTAGGTATGAATTATGACCAATACATT
Proteins encoded:
- the LOC133906306 gene encoding protein IMPAIRED IN BABA-INDUCED STERILITY 1-like isoform X2, with translation MGCAASRSGAVASPAYEVSSSSYEVSRSASASVSAELGSASIWSRPVRLEAFELGGADEEERRRPGEARLGGFRRYIEGEQAAAGWPSWLSAVAAEAVQGWVPLKAESFEKLEKIGQGTYSSVFRARELATGRLVALKKVRFDSVEPESVRFMAREILILRRLQRHPNVVGLEGLITSRSSCAIYLVFEYMEHDLAGLNSDPDVAFSEPQIKCYMRQLLEGLAHCHARGVMHRDIKCANLLVSNAGELKVADFGLANLFTPSTAAPLTSRVVTLWYRPPELLLGATAYEPSVDLWSAGCVFGEMHARRPVLQGRTEVEQIHKIFKLCGSPPDDFWRRSGVAHAAVFRPHHPYPSRLRDTFASSMPEPAFRLLATLLSLDPTARGTAATALDSDYFRTPPYACEPSSLPKYAPNKEMDAKFREDSRRRSNGRSHGGDAAKRLSRAHKSMQLPDTNQRHGNGHVHAEESLPGADDNAAARKDGETRLFVDLQPVPTISKQHGDGDDAAPRARTMSSSYKEAPRLAGRLPLSGPVQLAASTGFAWAKKPRPDAAAAAMTKRSSSKGPRTNNNGGGDAARTTTTVPYEVEKQEMIKQWARVAEAFGTSEAYNNRLRQTLDAKQLKTGKKYKGKVDRVDFSGPLLSQPRRIDELLQNHERQIRRAGRRSWFKKGSKREQH
- the LOC133906306 gene encoding protein IMPAIRED IN BABA-INDUCED STERILITY 1-like isoform X1 — its product is MGCAASRSGAVASPAYEVSSSSYEVSRSASASVSAELGSASIWSRPVRLEAFELGGADEEERRRPGEARLGGFRRYIEGEQAAAGWPSWLSAVAAEAVQGWVPLKAESFEKLEKIGQGTYSSVFRARELATGRLVALKKVRFDSVEPESVRFMAREILILRRLQRHPNVVGLEGLITSRSSCAIYLVFEYMEHDLAGLNSDPDVAFSEPQIKCYMRQLLEGLAHCHARGVMHRDIKCANLLVSNAGELKVADFGLANLFTPSTAAPLTSRVVTLWYRPPELLLGATAYEPSVDLWSAGCVFGEMHARRPVLQGRTEVEQIHKIFKLCGSPPDDFWRRSGVAHAAVFRPHHPYPSRLRDTFASSMPEPAFRLLATLLSLDPTARGTAATALDSDYFRTPPYACEPSSLPKYAPNKEMDAKFREDSRRRSNGRSHGGDAAKRLSRAHKSMQLPDTNQRHGNGHVHAEESLPGADDNAAARKDGETRLFVDLQPVPTISKQHGDGDDAAPRARTMSSSYKEAPRLAGRLPLSGPVQLAASTGFAWAKKPRPDAAAAAMTKRSSSKGPRTNNNGGGDAARTTTTVPYEVEKQEMIKQWARVAEAFGTSEAYNNRLRQTLDAKQLKTGKKYKGKVDRVDFSGPLLSQPRRIDELLQNHERQIRRAGRRSWFKKGDLLSLLMHAGLISLKLP